A window of the Cuculus canorus isolate bCucCan1 chromosome 3, bCucCan1.pri, whole genome shotgun sequence genome harbors these coding sequences:
- the ENPP5 gene encoding ectonucleotide pyrophosphatase/phosphodiesterase family member 5, translating into MLPQKRGRIPARTAMNCYWSVLAILLPFLPSALSLQPAQSQVLLVSFDGFRWDYIYRVPTPNFHHAMENGVHVKQVTNVFLTVTYPNHYTMVTGLYAESHGIVANEMYDPILNETFSMSTMDIYNSKFWEEATPIWITNQREGHKTGAAMWPGTDVKIHGVFPTYYMPYNESVSFEDRVARLIKWFTSEEPINFGLLYWEQPDEMGHLLGPENPLMGPIIDDVDKKLGYLMSELKKAKLWDVINVIITSDHGMSQCSKERLIELDRYVNRELYTIIEHSPAVTILPKEGKLEEVYKALANAHPNMTVYKKEQIPDRLHYKHNSRIQPILAIADKGWYIVYNKSDDFLLGNHGYDNIVPEMHPIFLAVGPAFRKNVTKEAMNSTDLYPLLCHLLGINALPNNGSFNAVKDMLAEEVPAAFGADIYATVVGVFLGTILVTVFIAIFAKHFILAQANTMQMHHTEAAQPLLQD; encoded by the exons ATGTTGCCTCAGAAGAGGGGAAGAATACCTGCCAGAACAGCCATGAACTGTTACTGGAGTGTCCTGGCAATTCTCTTACCATTTCTCCCCAGTGCACTGTCTCTCCAGCCAGCTCAGTCCCAAGTGTTGCTGGTATCTTTTGATGGATTCCGGTGGGATTACATCTATAGAGTCCCAACTCCCAATTTTCACCATGCTATGGAGAATGGTGTTCATGTCAAACAAGTCACTAATGTGTTCCTAACAGTAACGTATCCTAATCATTATACGATGGTGACTGGTCTTTATGCAGAAAGCCATGGCATAGTTGCTAATGAGATGTATGATCCTATTCTGAATGAAACTTTCTCTATGAGCACCATGGATATTTATAACTCCAAGTTCTGGGAAGAAGCCACCCCAATATGGATAACGAACCAGAGGGAAGGACATAAAACTGGAGCAGCAATGTGGCCTGGAACAGATGTGAAAATACATGGAGTCTTTCCTACGTATTACATGCCCTACAAtgaatctgtttcttttgaagataGAGTCGCTAGGCTTATTAAGTGGTTTACGTCAGAAGAACCCATAAACTTTGGTCTCCTCTATTGGGAACAGCCTGATGAGATGGGTCACCTTCTGGGCCCAGAAAACCCACTGATGGGTCCGATAATTGATGATGTTGACAAAAAGCTGGGATACCTTATGTCTGAACTGAAGAAAGCGAAGCTGTGGGATGTGATAAATGTCATAATCACAAGCGATCACGGAATGTCACAGTGCTCCAAGGAAAGGCTCATTGAGCTTGATCGATATGTGAATAGAGAGCTCTATACAATCATCGAGCATTCTCCTGCAGTAACTATTTTGCCGAAAGAAG gCAAGCTGGAAGAAGTATACAAAGCCCTGGCCAATGCTCATCCCAACATGACCGTGTATAAAAAGGAGCAGATTCCTGATAGATTACATTACAAACACAACAGCAGAATTCAGCCAATCCTGGCAATAGCTGATAAAGGATGGTATATTGTATATAATAAGTCCGACGATTTTCTAC ttggTAATCATGGATATGACAACATCGTACCAGAAATGCATCCGATTTTCCTGGCCGTTGGGCCTGCTTTCAGGAAGAATGTCACCAAAGAAGCCATGAACTCTACAGACTTGTATCCCTTATTGTGCCATCTCCTTGGTATTAACGCACTGCCAAACAATGGTTCATTCAACGCTGTGAAAGATATGCTTGCCGAAGAAGTTCCTGCAGCCTTTGGAGCAGACATCTATGCTACTGTTGTAGGAGTCTTTCTGGGCACCATTCTTGTTACAGTTTTCATTGCAATTTTCGCTAAGCATTTTATCCTCGCCCAAGCAAATACCATGCAAATGCACCATACTGAAGCTGCCCAGCCACTGCTGCAAGATTAA